GCCACATGGATCACATTGTCGGCATCAGACCACAAACTACCAGCATAAGGATCAAATTTACCTGGGAAAAATACTCCATTTGCCATGGCGTCACCGTAGAGTTCGACTGCCTTACCCGGAGCAACTCCTGCGATTCGCGACAAAACCCCTGAACCTTCGGCAAAGGCATTGGCATTGATTGCAGCAACCATTCCAGCATCGTGTGCTGCGGCTTTAGGCTCGCGGGTTATCGCCTTGCCGGAATCCGGATCTTTCGCGGGAGACTCAGCGCTGACAGAGACTCTGATTTCCGGCGCCTTCAAATCAACGCGAATCACGTGAATCGGAAACTCGACCCCTTCAAAGTCATTGACCTGCCAGTAAGCGAGTGAACCAGCTTGTGTTGCCCCAGGCTGGGATTCAAGTCGCTCAACGTGTAGCGATGTTGCCCAGATGGTATTGCTCAGCAGAAAGCAAATTCCCAAAAACAAAAAATACATCGGCCTATAACCTC
The Rubellicoccus peritrichatus DNA segment above includes these coding regions:
- a CDS encoding phosphodiester glycosidase family protein, with the translated sequence MYFLFLGICFLLSNTIWATSLHVERLESQPGATQAGSLAYWQVNDFEGVEFPIHVIRVDLKAPEIRVSVSAESPAKDPDSGKAITREPKAAAHDAGMVAAINANAFAEGSGVLSRIAGVAPGKAVELYGDAMANGVFFPGKFDPYAGSLWSDADNVIHVAELEEGALAKMPGVTNAVTGFHQLIRNSKVLDWGAAEDENAQRIARTAAGISNKNEFLYLVVAEGKHGVFSKSGFTEPAIARFMASLGCVEALMFDGGGSSSMVADFGDGLELVNHPADRLTRPVPVMLGVVGIGEEARSK